From a single Sphingobium lignivorans genomic region:
- the nusB gene encoding transcription antitermination factor NusB, whose product MNATRSKSRSAARLAAVQALYQQDMEGTPLPLLLHEFHQHRLGATIEDVTYHPAESAFFDDVVKGVDARREEIDALVAGRLAKGWSLERLDKPMRQILRAGAYELLARPDVPTPSVISEYVDVAHAFYDKREAGFVNGLLDAIAKEVRPK is encoded by the coding sequence ATGAACGCCACACGCTCCAAATCCCGTTCCGCCGCACGGCTCGCCGCCGTGCAGGCCCTGTACCAGCAGGACATGGAAGGCACGCCGCTGCCGCTGCTTCTGCACGAGTTCCACCAACATCGTCTGGGCGCGACCATCGAGGATGTGACTTATCATCCCGCCGAGAGCGCCTTCTTCGACGATGTGGTGAAGGGCGTGGATGCCCGGCGCGAGGAGATCGATGCGCTGGTCGCCGGCCGGCTCGCGAAGGGCTGGTCGCTGGAGCGGCTGGACAAGCCGATGCGCCAGATATTGCGCGCCGGGGCTTACGAACTGCTCGCCCGGCCCGACGTGCCGACCCCCAGCGTCATCAGCGAATATGTCGATGTCGCTCACGCCTTCTACGACAAGCGCGAGGCGGGTTTCGTCAACGGTCTCCTGGACGCCATCGCGAAGGAGGTCCGGCCCAAGTGA